The Jiangella alba genome includes the window GGTGACCGAGGCGCTCGGGATCAGGCAGGTGCGCATCGGCGCGCAGGTCGCGCCGGGCGTTCCGTGGACCGTCAGCACCGGGCCACGGCCGGTGGCGCTGCTGTTGAAGTCGGGCAACTTCGGGCCGCCCGACCTGTTCACCACCGCCTGGGAGGTGGGACCGTGATCGAGGTCGAGGCGCTGGTCGCGGCGTGCCGCCGGCTGGCCGCCCTGGGGTTGTCGCCCGGCGGGTCCGGCAACGTCAGCGTCCGAGTGGGCGAGCAGGTGTTCCTCACGCCGACCGGCGGTGCGCTGAGCCGCGTGACCGACGCCGACCTGGCGGTGCTGTCGCTGACCGGCGAGCCGCTGTCCGGTGCGCGGCCGTCGAAGGAGTTCCCACTGCACCTGGCCGCGTACCACGTGCGGCCGGAGGCGCGGGCGATCGTGCACCTGCACTCCGTCCACGCTGTCGCGGTGGCCTGCCTGGACGAGCCAATGCCGACCGTGACGCCGTATCAGGTGACGCGGCTGGGACCGCTGCCGCTGGTGCCGTACGCCCCGCCGGGCAGCTCGGCGCTGGCCGAGGGCGTCGCGGTCGCGCTGGCCGGCCACCACGCAGCGCTGCTGGCCAACCACGGCAGCGTGGTCGCCGCAGCCGACGTCGACCTGGCGGCCGATCTCGCCGAGGAGCTCGAGTCCGCCGCCCAGCTGGCACTGCTGCTGCGCGGCCTGCCGTACCGCCAATTGCCGCCCATCAACGCTGGGCCCGCCACCAGCTGACCGTGGCGGCAACGGCGTCGTCGAACGAGGTGGGGCGCTGGCCGAAGGTCGTCTCGAAGGCCGACGAGTCGATGACGAACGGCCGAGTGAACTGGTAGCGGGTCTCCTTGAGCTCGCGCATCATCGGCACGGCCAGTCCCGCGACGTCCTGCGCCCAGTACGGCAGCCGGCGGATCCGGGCCGGCGACGTGCCCGCGACGGCGGCCGCCGCGTCGGCCAGTTGGCGCGCGCTGAACGGCGGCGCCGTCGGAACGTGCCAGGCCCGGCCGTAGGCGCGCTCGTCGCTGCCGGCCGTGGCGAGCGCGGCGGCGACGTCGTGGACGTAGGTCCAGCTGCGGACGACGCCGGGATCGTGCAGGTAGGTGGCGGGCTTGCCGGCCAGCAGCGGCGGGAAGAACCGGTCGCCGACATGGCCCTGGTCGCGCACGCCCGGGCCGTAGTAGTCCGACGCACGCAATTCGGTCATGCGGATGCGGCCGGCCTCGTGCGCCGCCAGTGCGTCCGCCCACATCCGTGCCCTGACCTGCCCTTTCACGCCGCCGCCGGTCAACGGCAGGTCCTCGGTCATCGGGCCGTCGACCGCGCCGTACGGGTACAGGTTGGCGAGCGTCGTCAGGACGGCGCCCGTGGCCTGCGCGGTGCCGAGCAGCGCGGCGGCCATCGGCGGCCAGTCCTGCGTCCAGCGGTGGTACTGCGGGTTCGCGCAGTTGTAGAGGACGTCGGCGCCCTGCGTGACCTGCGTCAGCCGGGCCTCGTCGGCGGCGCTGGCCGCGACCTTCGTGACGCCGTCGGGACCCGAACCGGACCGGCTGACGACGGTGACCTCGTACCCGTCGGCGACGAGGCGCTCGGCCAGCAGCCGGCCGATCTGCCCTGCGCCCACGATGACGTGCTTGCCCATGACCTGCTCCTCAGTGTCTGTCGCTCTGTTCCGAGAGCAATGCTCTCTGTTCGGAGCGAGTCTGTCAAGAGCATCGCTCTCTGTTTGGTGCGGTGCTCTGCTAGGGTGTTTCGCATGAATGCCGGACGGACCGCACGCGAGCGCGCCCGCGCCGAGCTGACCAGGGAGATCACCGAGATCGCCCGGCGTCAGCTGGGCACCGAGGGCGCGGGCGGGCTCAACCTGCGCGCCATCGCCCGCGAGCTGGGCATGGTCTCGTCGGCCATCTATCGCTACTTCCCGAGCCGCGACGAGCTGCTGACCGCGCTGATCATCGACGCGTACAACGCGGTCGGCGACGCGGTGGAGCGTGCCGACGCCGGTTGCGACCCCCACGATCACGCCGGCCGGTGGCGGGCGGTCTGCCACGCCCTCCGCGACTGGGCGCTCGCGCACCCGAACGAGTACGCGCTGATCTACGGCTCGCCGGTGCCGGGCTATCAGGCGCCCGCCGACACCATCGGGCCGGCGGTGCGCGACACGGTCGTGTACGGACGGATCCTCGCCGCCGCGTACACCGATGGGGTCCTGACGCCGCCGGGTGGGTTCCCCGCGCCACCGAGGTCGTTCGCGGGCGACGCCGAGGTGGTCCGCGAGCTGATGCCCGGCCTCCCCGACGACCTCGTCGCACGGGCCGTCACCGCGTGGACCGGGCTGTTCGGGTTCCTCAACTTCGAGTTGTTCGGCCAGCTCACCAACGTCGTCGAGGACCGCGCGACGTTGTTCGACCACCACATCCGCACCCTCGGCCGGCTGATCGGACTTGACCTCAAGACTGCTTGAGGTTGCAGCATCGGACGATGCCATCCTCGCTGTTCAGCCGGGAGTACCTGCCGTTGGCGATCGGCGCGGTCGCGCTGGTGACACTCGGGGCGTTCGAGAACCGGGCGGTCGGCACGGCGCTGCCGACGCTGGTGCGCGAGTTCGACTCCGTCGGCAGCTTCGGGCTGGCCACCGCCGCGCCGATCGCGGCGTACGTCGTCTCGCTCGCGCTGGCCGGGATGTGGGCCGACCGCTCCGGCCCGGTGCCGCCGCTACGGGCCGGTGCCGTCACGTTCGCCGTCGCGCAGGTACTGGTCGGGACGGCCGCCGGGATGCCTCAGGTGATCGGCGGCCGGTTGCTCAGCGGCCTCGCCGAGGGCCTGATCGACGTCGGGATCATGGTGCTGATCGCACGGGCGCTGCCGGAGGCGCTGCGGCCGCGGATGTTCTCGCTGTTCGCGGCCGCCTGGGTGCTGCCGTCCGTCGTCGGGCCGTTCCTCACCGGGATCGTCACCGAGGGGATCGGCTGGCGGTGGGTGTTCCTCGGCGCGCTGGCGGTGCTGGGCCCGGTGTGGGTGCTGCTCCGCCCGGCGCTGCGGACGTTGCCGCCGTCTGAGGACGGGCCGCGTACGGCGGACGCGCCGCGGCCGGGCGCCGCGCTGCCGCGGCCGGGCACAGCGCCGCGGGCAGGCGCCGCGTCGCAGGCGCGCTCAACGCCGCCACCGGCCAACGCCGGGCGGCGGGCGGTGCTGCCGTGGGCAGTCATCGCGGCGGCCGCGGTGTTCGGGCTGTCGCTGGCCGGGGAGCACCTGGCCGCCGACCCCGCACCGGCCGTCGCGGTCGTGGTCCTGGGCGCGGCGGGGACCGGACTCGCGGCGGTGCGGCTGCTCCCGCGCGGGACGTTCCGGGTGCGGCGCGGCCTGCCCGCCGTGGTGGCGCAGCGGGCGTTCGCGGCGGCCGCGTTCGCGGGCGTGGGCGCGTGGCTGCCGCTGCTGCTGACCCTGGTGCACGGCTTCACGGCGACGACGGCCGGCGTGAGCCTGTCGATCACCGGCGTCGCGTGGGCGTTCGGCTCGTGGTTGCAGGGCCGCGAACACGGCCGCGCGCCGGCGGTCGTCCTGCGGGCTGGGCTGGCCGCGATGACGGCCGGGCTCGCCGCCACGACACTGCTGACCTGGCCGACGCTGCCGCCGGTGGTCGGGTTGCTGGGCTGGGCGCTGGCCGGCGTCGGGATGGGGCTGACGTCGCCGGTGCTGTCGCTGCTGATCCTCGCCGCGTCGGACCGGACGAACCAGGGCCGGAACGTCAGCGCCGGGCAGCTGGCCGGATCGCTGAGCACGGCGGCGGCGCTCGCGGTCAGCGGTGCGGCGGTCGCGCTGACGTCGCCCGGCCCGGCGACCTTCGCCGGCATCCTCGTGGCCGGCGGCGTCGTCGCGCTGGCCGGACTGCTGACCGCAGGCCGCGTTGTCGGCGACCGCACCACTACCGTCGGCACGCGGACGTAGAGCGAGATCGGCCCGGCCGGTCCCGGCACGAGCCGCCAGCCGACGGGGCAACCCGACCGGACCCAGGATTTGACGCCGCCGACGGTGAGCCTGCCGGAGCGCCCGGGAACCTGGTCGGGCTCGGCGCCCAGGCGATGGCCGTCGCAGGGCTGCGGGCACTGCTGGACGGCGACGTTCGGCGCCGCTGCGGACGGCGGCCCGGGCGACTGGTGCGGCCGGCGCGCTCCTCCGGGTTGACGGTCCACTGCGGGCGCCTGGACGGCGATGCGGTACGACCACGGCTTGCCGCCGGCCGAGTGGTCCGACTAGCTGCCGGATCCGGTCGTCACCGCGCCGTGACGGGCAACGTGCGCCGCCGACAAGATCGGCGTAGACCCGCGCGACATCGGCCGCCAGCACTCGCCCGTCGCGACCGACGGCCGTGTGACCCGGCCATCTCCCGAGCTCCGGTCATTGCGGCTCGGTGACCGACGGCGATGCGGTCCGGCTCCGGCCAGTTGCAGGCTCCGGTCGTCACCGCGCCGTGACGGGGACCACCTGCACCGCCGACCACGTCGGCGTAGACCCGCGCGACCTCAGCTGCCGGACATCGCACCTCGCCGCGCACCCCGACCGACGGCCATGTGGCCCGACCATCTCCAGGCTCCGCTCATCGGCCCCGCTGCGACAGACGGCCATACGGTCCCGGCTCCGGTGATCGCCGCGCCGTGACGGGCAACCTGCGCCGCCGACAAGGTCGGATTAGACCCGCGCGACGTCAGCTGCCGGAACGCCGCACGTCGCCGCGCGCCGTGACCGACGGCCGTGTGGCGCCGCCATGTCCCGGGCTCCGCTCGTCGCCGCGCCGTAGCCGACGGCGACGCGGTCCCGGCTCCGGCCGTCGCTGCGCCGTGACCGACGGCCATGCCGTGCCGGCTCCGGTCGTCACCGCGCCGTGACGGGCACCACCTGACCCGTCCCCGTCCCATCGACGAGGTCGGCGTAGACACGGGCGACCTCGGCCGCCGGGACGCCGGGATCGGGGTCCCAGCCGAACGCCTCGAGCGACTCGCGCACCCACCCCGGCGCGACGAGATTGAGTCGCAGCCCCCGCGGCAACTCGCCCGCCGCCGCCTCGACGAACGCCGCCAGCCCCGCGTTGACCAGCGCACCGAACGACCCGCCCGGCATCGGCTCGACGAACGTGCCGCCGGTGAGCGTGACGGACCCGCCGTCGCGGAGGTGGTGCAGCGCGGCACGGGCGAGCCGCACCTGACCGAGCAGCTTGCCCGGCAGTCCGGCCAGGAACTCGTCGTCGGGGGCCTCGACCAGGTCGGCGGTCGGCGCGTTGGCCGCACAACACACCACGGCATCGACGTCGGGCACCGACCGGAACAGCTCCTCCACCGTCGCCGGCTCGGCCATGTCGACGACCACCGGCCCGCGCCGGGACGCCCGCACCACCTCGTGCCCGCGCCCGGTCAGCTCCTCGGCCACCGCCGTGCCCACGATGCCGCTCGCCCCGATGACGACGATCTTCACCTGCTGCCTCCGGTTGCCCTGACCACGAAAATTGATCCGAACGCGAAGATCCCGGCCAGGTGAGTACCTGACCGGGATCTTCGGTGTGGTGCGCGAGGGGGGAGTTGAACCCCCACGTCCTTTCGGACACACGGACCTGAACCGTGCGCGTCTGCCTATTCCGCCACCCGCGCGTGCTGCGGCACAAGGTTAACACGCCCCGATGGGTGGTCGATTCCACGATCCGGGCCTCTGGATGTCAGCATGGGCGGGAAGACATTGAGCGCCGCCGGAACCAGCCGCCAGCCGTCCTTCGTCACATAAGGTTGCGACGGCCGTTTCCGCACGGCCCCGATCCAGGGCGCATCCGCAGCACCACGCTACGCGCCGTTACGATCAGGGTCTTGCCCGCGGTCACCAGGTGCGAGACGTGGAGGGAGGTACCCGTGGGGGTGTTGCAGCGCTTCGAGCGCCGGCTCGAGAGCATGGTCCAAGGTGCGTTCACCCGAGCGTTCCGCTCCGAGGTGCAGCCCGTCGAGATCGCCGCGGCCATCCAGCGCGAGCTGGACAACAACGCGCAGATCGTCAGCCGCGACCGTTCGCTCGTGCCGAACGACTTCGTCGTCGAGCTGGGGCCGAGCGACTACGACCGGCTGACGGCGTACATCGGCACGCTGGCCACCGAGCTGGTCGAGCTGGCCCGCGAGCACGCCGAACTGCAGCACTACGCCTTCACGGGACCGGTCGGGGTCGGGTTCGAGCGGCACGAAGACCTCGGCACCGGCGCCTTCCGCATCCGCAGCGCGGTGCGCGCCGGCGTCGACCGCGGGTCGTCGTTCGCGCCCACGCCCACCTCGGAGCGGCAGGCCGACGCGTTCCTCGTCATCAACGGCACCCAGCATCCGGTGCTGCCGCCCGGGGTCGTCCTGGGGCGCGGCAGCGAGTGCGACCTACGCATCGACGATCCCGGCGTCTCGCGCCGGCATCTGGAGATCCGCGTCTATCAGCAGGGGACGCAGTCCCAGCTGGTGGCCGTCGACCTCGGCTCCACCAACGGGACGATCGTCGACGGCGCCCGAGTGGGCCAGGCGCCCCTCACCGACGGCTCCCGCATCGTGATCGGCTCGACCACGATCGACGTCCGCCGGCGCGGTTCCGGGAGGTGAACGAGTGTCGGAGCTGACACTCACGGTCATCAAGCTCGGCTTCCTGGCCGTGCTGTGGCTGCTGATCCTCTCCGTCACGTCGGCCATGCGGGCCGACCTGTTCGGCGTGCGACCACCCAAGCAACCCAAACCACAGAAGGAAGCCCGCGACGCGGCCCGGCAGAACCGTCAGCCGCGCGGCGCCAAGGGCACGCCCACCAGGGCGTTCATCGTCGAAGGGCCCGACACCGGGAAATCGGTGGCGCTCGACGGCACACCGGTGACGTTCGGCCGCGGCGCCGACTGCACCATCCCGCTGGCCGACGAGTACGTGTCCACCCAGCACGCCAGGCTGCGGTTCCACGAGAGCCAGTGGTACGTCGAGGATCTCGGCTCCACCAACGGCACCTACGTCGGCAACCAACGCCTCACACGCAGCACGCCGGTCACCGCCCGCAGCCGGTTCCGGCTCGGCAAGACCGTCGTCGAGCTGCGGAAGTAGGTCCCGATGCCGTTGACGCTGCGCTACGTCGCGCGCTCAGACGTCGGCCTGGTCCGGGAGGGCAACGAGGACTCCGGCTACGCCGGCCCCTACCTCCTGGCCGTCGCCGACGGCATGGGCGGGCACGCGGCCGGCGAGGTGGCCAGCCAGGCCGCCATCGACGAGCTGGTGCTGACCGAGCGCGAGCCGCACGACGGCGACCCCCTGCAGACCCTGACGGCCGCCATCGAGTCGGCCAACAAGCGCATCCGCCAGCTCATCGTCGACGACTCCAGCCGCGAGGGCATGGGCACGACGGTCACGGCGCTGCTGTGGACGGGCACGACGCTCGGCCTCGGCCACGTCGGCGACTCCCGCGCCTACCTGCTGCGCGACGGCGCCATCCAGCAGCTCACCCACGACCACACGTTCGTCCAGTCGCTGGTCGACGAGGGCCGCATCACGCTCGAGGAGGCCGGCGTCCACCCGGCCCGCTCGCTGATCCTCAAGGCGCTGCAGGGCCAGGGCGACGTCGACCCCGACCTTCAGGTGCTCGACGTCCGTCCGGGCGACCGCCTGCTGGTCTGCAGCGACGGCCTCACCGGCGTGGTGTCCGACGCCACGCTGCAGGACACGCTCGGCTCGGTCGACGGCCTCGACGACGCCGCCGACGAGCTGATCCGGCTGGCGCTGGCCGGTGGCGCACCCGACAACGTCACGCTGGTACTGGCGGACGTCGTCGAGACCGACACCCCGCGCCAGCCCGACGACACCGCCGAGGCGTTCCTCGTCGGCGCGGCGGCCAGCAACGACGCCCCGCCGCCCGAGCGGCCACACCGTCGCCGTCCGGGCGCGGCGTTACGGGCGCTGGTCGGCGCCGAGGAGCACCGGCCGACCCCCGAAGACCTCGAGGCCATGCGGTACGCGCCGCAGCCGCCACGGCGCCGCCGCTGGCTGCGGACCGTCATCATCGTCGCCGCGGTCGGCGCCATCGGCTGGGTCGGCCTCGACCTCGCCAGCGGCTGGGTCCGCAACCAGTACTACGTCGGCGACAGCAACGGCCAAGTGGCCATCTACCAGGGCGTCAGTCAGGAGATCGGACCCATCCGACTGTCCGAGCTGCACGACATCCCGGGCGGGCTGCCGGTCGACGCGCTGCCCGACATCTACCGCGAGCAGGTCGCCGACACCATCGCGGCCGACGACATCGACGACGCCGACGCCGTGGTCGACCGGCTGCGGCTGGAGGCCTGCCGGGCGCATCAGCGCGTCGGCGGCGGCGAGACGCCGGCTCCCACGCCCACTCCGACGCCGCAGGCCGGCGGGGCCGCCACCCCACCGGCCACCCCGCCGGCGGAGCCGCCGGCCACCGAGCAGCCGACCGACCCCGCCGAGGGCGACGGCTGGCTCGGCGACGAGGTCGGCTACCCCGGCCTGCTCTGTGCGGGTGCGTCATGAGTCTCGACCGCGCCCGCGCCCGCACCGAACCACCGGCGCCCGAGACCGTCACCCCGCGCCGCGGCCGGGGCACCGAGCTGGTGCTGCTGATCTTCGCCATCGGCATCGCGACCTTCGCCTACATCAGCGTCGACCTCGGCGCGCTGGGCCGGGTCCCGCCGAACGCGCTGGCCTACCTCGGCGGGCTGTCGGCCGCCACAGCGGTGGCGCACGTCGTCATCCGCCTGCGGGCGCCGTACGCCGATCCCGTCATCCTGCCCATCGTCGTGACGCTGTGCGGGCTCGGCCTGGCGATGATCCACCGGCTCGACCTCGCCGACGGCACCACGCGGGCGTCCACCCAGCTCACCTGGATGGCGATCGGCGTGACGCTGTTCGTCTGCGTGCTGCTGTTCGTGCGCGACCACCGGGTGCTGTCGCGGCTGCCGTACCTCGCCGGGCTGGCCGGGCTGCTGCTGCTGGTGCTGCCGCTGCTGCCGATCGTCGGCCACTCCATCCGTGGCGCCCGCATCTGGATCAACGTCGGGGGCATGACGTTCCAGCCGGGCGAGGCGGCGAAGATCATCCTGATCATCGCGTTCGCCGCGTACCTCGTGCAGACCCGCGACGCGCTCGCGCTGGCCGGGCGCCGGTTCCTCGGCGTCGACCTGCCGCGGGCCCGCGACCTCGGGCCGATCCTGCTGGTCTGGCTCGGCGCCCTGGGCATCCTCGTCGTGCAGAACGACCTCGGCCCGTCCGTGCTGCTGTTCGGCATCTTCGTGCTGATGATCTACGTCGCCACCGAGCGCATCTCGTGGATCATCCTCGGCCTGCTGCTGATCCTGGCCGGCGGGTTCGCCGCCAACGCCGTCGTCTCGCACGTCGCCGAGCGCATCGACTTCTGGATGGACCCGTTCATCGACCCGCAGGGCCAGGTCGCGCAGTCGCTGTACGGGCTGGCGTACGGCGGCCTGCTCGGCACCGGCCTCGGCCAGGGCCGTCCGGAACTGACGCCCATCGCCGAGAGCGACTTCATCGGCTCGGCGCTCGGTGAGGAGCTGGGGCTGACCGGGCTGATCGCGATCATCCTGCTGTACGCGCTGCTCGCGTCGCGTGGCCTGCGGGCCGGCCTGCTGCTGCGCGACCCGTTCGGCAAGCTGCTGGCCGCCGGGCTGGCCGCCGGCTTCTT containing:
- a CDS encoding class II aldolase/adducin family protein; this encodes MIEVEALVAACRRLAALGLSPGGSGNVSVRVGEQVFLTPTGGALSRVTDADLAVLSLTGEPLSGARPSKEFPLHLAAYHVRPEARAIVHLHSVHAVAVACLDEPMPTVTPYQVTRLGPLPLVPYAPPGSSALAEGVAVALAGHHAALLANHGSVVAAADVDLAADLAEELESAAQLALLLRGLPYRQLPPINAGPATS
- a CDS encoding NAD-dependent epimerase/dehydratase family protein, which encodes MGKHVIVGAGQIGRLLAERLVADGYEVTVVSRSGSGPDGVTKVAASAADEARLTQVTQGADVLYNCANPQYHRWTQDWPPMAAALLGTAQATGAVLTTLANLYPYGAVDGPMTEDLPLTGGGVKGQVRARMWADALAAHEAGRIRMTELRASDYYGPGVRDQGHVGDRFFPPLLAGKPATYLHDPGVVRSWTYVHDVAAALATAGSDERAYGRAWHVPTAPPFSARQLADAAAAVAGTSPARIRRLPYWAQDVAGLAVPMMRELKETRYQFTRPFVIDSSAFETTFGQRPTSFDDAVAATVSWWRAQR
- a CDS encoding TetR/AcrR family transcriptional regulator; its protein translation is MNAGRTARERARAELTREITEIARRQLGTEGAGGLNLRAIARELGMVSSAIYRYFPSRDELLTALIIDAYNAVGDAVERADAGCDPHDHAGRWRAVCHALRDWALAHPNEYALIYGSPVPGYQAPADTIGPAVRDTVVYGRILAAAYTDGVLTPPGGFPAPPRSFAGDAEVVRELMPGLPDDLVARAVTAWTGLFGFLNFELFGQLTNVVEDRATLFDHHIRTLGRLIGLDLKTA
- a CDS encoding MFS transporter; this translates as MPSSLFSREYLPLAIGAVALVTLGAFENRAVGTALPTLVREFDSVGSFGLATAAPIAAYVVSLALAGMWADRSGPVPPLRAGAVTFAVAQVLVGTAAGMPQVIGGRLLSGLAEGLIDVGIMVLIARALPEALRPRMFSLFAAAWVLPSVVGPFLTGIVTEGIGWRWVFLGALAVLGPVWVLLRPALRTLPPSEDGPRTADAPRPGAALPRPGTAPRAGAASQARSTPPPANAGRRAVLPWAVIAAAAVFGLSLAGEHLAADPAPAVAVVVLGAAGTGLAAVRLLPRGTFRVRRGLPAVVAQRAFAAAAFAGVGAWLPLLLTLVHGFTATTAGVSLSITGVAWAFGSWLQGREHGRAPAVVLRAGLAAMTAGLAATTLLTWPTLPPVVGLLGWALAGVGMGLTSPVLSLLILAASDRTNQGRNVSAGQLAGSLSTAAALAVSGAAVALTSPGPATFAGILVAGGVVALAGLLTAGRVVGDRTTTVGTRT
- a CDS encoding short chain dehydrogenase, producing MKIVVIGASGIVGTAVAEELTGRGHEVVRASRRGPVVVDMAEPATVEELFRSVPDVDAVVCCAANAPTADLVEAPDDEFLAGLPGKLLGQVRLARAALHHLRDGGSVTLTGGTFVEPMPGGSFGALVNAGLAAFVEAAAGELPRGLRLNLVAPGWVRESLEAFGWDPDPGVPAAEVARVYADLVDGTGTGQVVPVTAR
- a CDS encoding FhaA domain-containing protein, producing the protein MGVLQRFERRLESMVQGAFTRAFRSEVQPVEIAAAIQRELDNNAQIVSRDRSLVPNDFVVELGPSDYDRLTAYIGTLATELVELAREHAELQHYAFTGPVGVGFERHEDLGTGAFRIRSAVRAGVDRGSSFAPTPTSERQADAFLVINGTQHPVLPPGVVLGRGSECDLRIDDPGVSRRHLEIRVYQQGTQSQLVAVDLGSTNGTIVDGARVGQAPLTDGSRIVIGSTTIDVRRRGSGR
- a CDS encoding FHA domain-containing protein FhaB/FipA yields the protein MSELTLTVIKLGFLAVLWLLILSVTSAMRADLFGVRPPKQPKPQKEARDAARQNRQPRGAKGTPTRAFIVEGPDTGKSVALDGTPVTFGRGADCTIPLADEYVSTQHARLRFHESQWYVEDLGSTNGTYVGNQRLTRSTPVTARSRFRLGKTVVELRK
- a CDS encoding PP2C family protein-serine/threonine phosphatase encodes the protein MPLTLRYVARSDVGLVREGNEDSGYAGPYLLAVADGMGGHAAGEVASQAAIDELVLTEREPHDGDPLQTLTAAIESANKRIRQLIVDDSSREGMGTTVTALLWTGTTLGLGHVGDSRAYLLRDGAIQQLTHDHTFVQSLVDEGRITLEEAGVHPARSLILKALQGQGDVDPDLQVLDVRPGDRLLVCSDGLTGVVSDATLQDTLGSVDGLDDAADELIRLALAGGAPDNVTLVLADVVETDTPRQPDDTAEAFLVGAAASNDAPPPERPHRRRPGAALRALVGAEEHRPTPEDLEAMRYAPQPPRRRRWLRTVIIVAAVGAIGWVGLDLASGWVRNQYYVGDSNGQVAIYQGVSQEIGPIRLSELHDIPGGLPVDALPDIYREQVADTIAADDIDDADAVVDRLRLEACRAHQRVGGGETPAPTPTPTPQAGGAATPPATPPAEPPATEQPTDPAEGDGWLGDEVGYPGLLCAGAS
- a CDS encoding FtsW/RodA/SpoVE family cell cycle protein, coding for MSLDRARARTEPPAPETVTPRRGRGTELVLLIFAIGIATFAYISVDLGALGRVPPNALAYLGGLSAATAVAHVVIRLRAPYADPVILPIVVTLCGLGLAMIHRLDLADGTTRASTQLTWMAIGVTLFVCVLLFVRDHRVLSRLPYLAGLAGLLLLVLPLLPIVGHSIRGARIWINVGGMTFQPGEAAKIILIIAFAAYLVQTRDALALAGRRFLGVDLPRARDLGPILLVWLGALGILVVQNDLGPSVLLFGIFVLMIYVATERISWIILGLLLILAGGFAANAVVSHVAERIDFWMDPFIDPQGQVAQSLYGLAYGGLLGTGLGQGRPELTPIAESDFIGSALGEELGLTGLIAIILLYALLASRGLRAGLLLRDPFGKLLAAGLAAGFFLQVFIVLGGVTRLIPLTGLTTPFLSLGGSSLVMNWVLVALLIRLSDAARRPAPPSATSSSTTDTAVTQVVRIR